One genomic segment of Oreochromis aureus strain Israel breed Guangdong linkage group 9, ZZ_aureus, whole genome shotgun sequence includes these proteins:
- the LOC116321064 gene encoding gastrula zinc finger protein XlCGF57.1-like → MWESRPKPQHIEDISKKQPTPASTDPVVVPLTTMKQPRRRQCIDSGNRSFTCDQCGKSFTRSSSLKVHQLIHTGVKAFSCDQCGKSFNRLGPLKTHQVIHTGIKAFSCDQCGKSFALSSNLKRHQLIHAGVKAFSCKLCGKSFTLSSNLKVHQLIHAGVKAFSCDQCGKSFNRPDHLKAHQVIHTGAKAFSCDQCGKSFTQKSDLKTHQLIHSGVKEFSCNQCGKSFTQKRYLKTHQVIHSGVKAFVCSQCGKAFTQIGNLKRHQVMHAGVKSFVCGQCGKAFTQIGHLKRHQVTHAGVKSFVCGQCGKGFTQIGHIKTHQLIHAGVKAFRCDQCGKSFTQIGHLKRHQFIHSGVKAFVCGQCGKAFAHSYRLKVHLLTHSGVKPFSCDQCGKSFTLIGHLKMHLLTHSGVKPFVCGQCGKAFAHSYRLKVHELIHPGAKHFSCDHCGKSFARLGYLKAHQVIHTGVKAFNCDQCGKSFNQKRDLKQHELIHSGVKAFVCGQCGKAFTQSSALKQHQLVHTGVKTFGCDQCGRFFTRSSNLKQHQLIHTRVKTFGCDQCGKSFTRSSSLKQHQLIHTGVKAFDCAQCGKSFARFHHLKNHQLIHTKVNPLKYEQCEVFDP, encoded by the coding sequence ATGTGGGAAAGCAGGCCAAAACCTCAACACATTGAGGACATCAGCAAAAAACAGCCAACGCCAGCAAGCACAGATCCAGTTGTTGTCCCTTTGACCACTATGAAGCAGCCCAGAAGACGCCAGTGCATCGATAGTGGGAACAGAAGCTTtacctgtgatcagtgtggaaagtctttcaCTCGGAGTAGCAGCTTGAAAGTACATCAGCTCATCCATACTGGAGTCAAagcattcagctgtgatcagtgtggaaagtcttttaatCGACTTGGTCCCTTAAAAACTCATCAGGTCATTCATACTGGTATTAAGgcattcagctgtgatcagtgtggaaagtcttttgctCTGAGTAGCAACTTAAAAAGACATCAGCTCATTCATGCTGGTGTCAAAGCATTCAGCTGTAAactgtgtggaaagtcttttactctGAGTAGCAACTTAAAAGTACATCAGCTCATCCATGCTGGAGTCAAagcattcagctgtgatcagtgtggaaagtcttttaatCGCCCTGATCACTTAAAAGCGCATCAGGTCATTCATACTGGTGCCAAGgcattcagctgtgatcaatgtggaaagtcttttactcaGAAAAGCGacttaaaaacacatcagctcatccacagtggagttaaagaaTTCAGCTGTaatcagtgtggaaagtcttttactcaGAAAAGGtacttaaaaacacatcaggtcatccacagtggagttaaagcattTGTTTGTAGTCAGTGTGGAAAAGCTTTTACTCAGATTGGTAACTTAAAAAGACATCAAGTCATGCATGCTGGTGTTAAATCATTTGTTTGTGGTCAGTGTGGAAAAGCTTTTACTCAGATTGGCCACTTAAAAAGACATCAAGTCACCCATGCTGGAGTTAAATCATTTGTTTGTGGTCAGTGTGGAAAGGGTTTTACTCAGATTGGccacataaaaacacatcagcTCATCCATGCTGGGGTCAAAGCATTCAgatgtgatcagtgtggaaagtccTTTACTCAGATTGGTCACTTAAAAAGACATCaattcatccacagtggagttaaagcattTGTTTGTGGTCAGTGTGGCAAAGCTTTTGCTCACAGTTACAGGTTAAAAGTACATCTACTCacccacagtggagttaaacctttcagttgtgatcagtgtggaaagtcaTTTACTCTGATTGGTCACTTAAAAATGCATCTGCTCacccacagtggagttaaaccatTTGTTTGTGGTCAGTGTGGAAAGGCTTTTGCTCACAGTTACAGGTTAAAAGTTCATGAGCTCATCCACCCAGGAGCTAAACATTTCAGCTGTGATCACTGTGGAAAGTCGTTTGCACGGCTTGGTTACTTAAAAGCACATCAGGTCATTCATACTGGTGTCAAGGCATTcaactgtgatcagtgtggaaagtccTTTAATCAGAAAAGAGACTTGAAACAACATGAGCtaatccacagtggagttaaagcattTGTTTGTGGTCAGTGTGGAAAGGCTTTTACTCAGAGTAGCGCCTTAAAACAGCATCAGCTCGTCCATACTGGAGTCAAGACATTcggctgtgatcagtgtggaaggTTTTTCACTCGGAGTAGCAACTTAAAACAGCATCAGCTCATCCATACTAGAGTCAAGACATTcggctgtgatcagtgtggaaagtctttcaCTCGGAGTAGCAGCTTAAAACAACATCAGCTCATCCATACTGGAGTCAAGGCATTCGACTGTGctcagtgtggaaagtcttttgctAGGTTTCATCATCTAAAAAAtcatcagctcatccacactAAAGTTAATCCACTGAAATATGAGCAGTGTGAAGTCTTTGATCCATAA